The following proteins are co-located in the Brevibacillus laterosporus DSM 25 genome:
- the acpP gene encoding acyl carrier protein, with protein sequence MAEILDRVKKIVIDRLGVDEDKVTLEASFKEDLGADSLDVVELVMELEDEFDLEISDEDAEKITTVGEVVNYISSHK encoded by the coding sequence GTGGCAGAAATTCTTGATCGTGTAAAGAAAATCGTCATTGACCGTTTAGGTGTAGACGAAGATAAAGTAACGTTGGAAGCTTCTTTCAAAGAAGATCTAGGGGCAGACTCTCTTGACGTAGTTGAGCTTGTTATGGAATTAGAAGACGAGTTCGACCTAGAGATATCTGATGAAGATGCAGAAAAAATTACTACTGTGGGTGAAGTAGTTAATTACATATCTTCCCACAAGTAA